The Zygosaccharomyces rouxii strain CBS732 chromosome G complete sequence genome contains a region encoding:
- a CDS encoding uncharacterized protein (conserved hypothetical protein), whose protein sequence is MTFEIDSTEGSTKNRIGYTVNGPRNSKDDWKDGTDHKIVVVDTNNSVSDDPESQDAVIRERLNRSLSPRHVNMIAIAGVIGTGLFLSTAKSLNAGGPGSLLINYVIMGGVIYLTMLSLGEMSTFMPISGSYCAYSRKFVSESYCFALMCNMWYSDAVSVASDLTALQLVLDYWKTNTHHFPYWAASLLFWFLILGLNVVHVKLYGEAEYWLAMLKVVAVIIFFIMAIIANCGHNQQHEYIGFKNWSHGDAPFVQGFKGFVTIFVTSSFSYGGTETVTLTGGEAKNPVRNTPKVIKTVFWRILVFYVFTMFFVGMDIPYDYPNLKTKSVLTSPFTIVFQMAGTKAAGSFMNAVIMTSAISACNHALFGGSRILYNMGLEGFLPYSRFFTKTNRNKAPYVAVITTWAVGGLCFGASFIGAGELFSWLQNIVGVSNQISWLSIAVISIRFRKGLEAQGKVHELKFRNWTYPYGPWFCIIFISLIILVQGWSAFDPWSTSSFFSFYLELIVFPACWIFWWVIKRDRFKKAKDMDFITDKYVQSEEESLLNERLDNLKGLPRVRQAISDYFL, encoded by the coding sequence ATGACTTTCGAGATTGATTCTACTGAGGGCTCTACTAAGAATAGAATTGGCTACACTGTCAACGGCCCTAGAAACTCTAAGGATGATTGGAAGGACGGTACAGATCATAAGATTGTGGTTGTGGATACCAATAATAGTGTTAGCGATGACCCAGAATCACAAGATGCAGTCATAAGAGAGAGATTGAACAGATCGTTGTCACCTCGGCATGTTAATATGATTGCGATTGCTGGTGTCATTGGTACTGGCCTCTTCCTGTCGACTGCTAAATCTTTAAATGCTGGTGGTCCTGGTTCGCTTTTGATCAATTATGTGATCATGGGTGGTGTTATTTATTTGACCATGTTGAGTTTGGGGGAAATGTCCACGTTTATGCCCATTAGTGGATCTTACTGTGCATATTCAAGAAAATTCGTCAGTGAGTCTTATTGCTTTGCACTAATGTGCAATATGTGGTACAGCGACGCCGTGTCTGTGGCTAGTGATTTAACAGCACTCCAATTGGTATTGGACTACTGGAAGACAAACACTCACCATTTCCCCTACTGGGCGGCATCATTGTTGTTTTGGTTTCTTATACTGGGGCTCAATGTTGTCCACGTTAAACTGTATGGTGAGGCTGAATATTGGTTAGCCATGTTAAAAGTGGTCGCAGTGATTATTTTCTTTATAATGGCCATCATAGCTAACTGTGGTCATAACCAACAGCACGAATACATTGgattcaagaattggagCCATGGAGATGCGCCATTTGTTCAAGGGTTTAAAGGTTTCGTGACGATTTTTGTTACTTCCAGTTTTTCATATGGTGGTACTGAGACCGTTACATTGACAGGCGGTGAAGCTAAGAATCCTGTTAGAAATACTCCAAAGGTAATAAAGACTGTCTTTTGGAGGATTTTGGTCTTTTACGTTTTTACTATGTTCTTCGTCGGCATGGATATTCCATATgattatccaaatttaaaGACGAAATCTGTATTGACGTCGCCTTTTACCATTGTCTTCCAAATGGCTGGTACTAAAGCTGCTGGTTCATTCATGAATGCCGTCATTATGACAAGTGCCATCAGCGCTTGTAACCATGCACTTTTCGGCGGTAGCCGAATTTTGTATAACATGGGTCTCGAAGGGTTTCTACCATATTCTCGATTTTTCACAAAGACAAATAGAAATAAGGCACCGTACGTTGCTGTTATTACTACTTGGGCCGTTGGTGGTCTCTGCTTCGGTGCTAGTTTCATCGGAGCTGGTGAATTATTCTCATGGTTACAAAACATCGTCGGTGTATCGAATCAGATATCCTGGTTGTCCATTGCAGTCATTTCAATTAGATTCCGGAAAGGTTTAGAAGCACAAGGTAAGGTCCACGAATTGAAATTTCGTAATTGGACATATCCATATGGGCCATGGTTCTGcattatcttcatttcTCTAATCATTCTGGTACAAGGTTGGTCGGCATTTGATCCTTGGAGCACTTCAAGTTTCTTTTCATTCtatttggaattgatcGTATTCCCAGCATGCTGGATATTCTGGTGGGTCATCAAGAGAGATCGGTTCAAAAAGGCTAAGGATATGGATTTCATCACCGATAAATACGTCCAGTCAGAAGAGGAATCATTGCTCAATGAAAGGCTAGATAATTTAAAGGGCCTGCCAAGGGTAAGACAGGCAATCAGTGATTATTTCTTATAA
- the CYS4 gene encoding cystathionine beta-synthase CYS4 (highly similar to uniprot|P32582 Saccharomyces cerevisiae YGR155W CYS4 Cystathionine beta-synthase catalyzes the synthesis of cystathionine from serine and homocysteine the first committed step in cysteine biosynthesis), protein MPVDTRTDVIDLVGNTPLIELKTLPKALGIKPKVYAKLELYNPGGSIKDRIAKSMIEYAESTGEIHPDRTTLIEPTSGNTGIGLALIGAIKGYRTIITLPEKMSNEKVSVLKALGAEIVRTPTEAAWDSPESHIGVAQRLEKEIPGAVILDQYSNPRNPEAHYYGTAKEIQEQLQHLKEFKNLRAVIAGAGTGGTITGISRYLKEQDEKIDIVGADPFGSILAQPESLNKTDVSGYKVEGIGYDFVPQVLNRKEVDTWYKTDDKASFIYARQLISNEGVLVGGSSGSAFSALVKYNNDHPELTEDDVLVAVFPDSIRSYLTKFVDDEWLKRNDLWSDDVIARVGGKGSSKYDRKDPFHGATVQDLKLKPVVSVKESAVVADVIQILRENAFDQLPVLTEDGRLTGMVTLSQLLKKLSNGSATKEDKMKSLYIDFRRLKNFDDVSSYNENKTGKKKFVQFTKASKLADLNGFFERNSSAVITEGSKPIHIVTKIDLLDYLI, encoded by the coding sequence ATGCCTGTTGATACAAGAACTGACGTTATCGATTTGGTGGGTAACACACCACTGATCGAGTTGAAAACTCTGCCCAAGGCCCTCGGTATTAAACCAAAGGTCTATGCCAAATTAGAGCTTTATAACCCAGGTGGTTCCATTAAGGATCGTATTGCTAAGTCTATGATCGAATATGCTGAATCTACCGGCGAAATCCATCCTGATAGAACTACTTTGATCGAACCAACTTCTGGTAACACTGGTATCGGATTGGCGCTAATCGGTGCTATCAAGGGTTACAGAACTATCATTACATTACCTGAAAAGATGTCAAATGAAAAGGTGTCTGTGCTAAAGGCTCTAGGTGCTGAAATCGTTCGTACTCCTACCGAAGCCGCTTGGGATTCACCAGAATCTCACATCGGTGTTGCACAAAGATTAGAGAAGGAGATTCCAGGTGCTGTCATCTTAGATCAATACAGCAATCCAAGAAACCCTGAAGCACACTACTACGGTACTGCTAAAGAAATTCAAGAACAGTTACAACACttgaaagaattcaaaaactTGAGAGCTGTTATTGCAGGTGCAGGTACTGGTGGTACCATCACAGGTATTTCTAGATACTTGAAAGAGCAGGATGAAAAGATTGACATTGTGGGTGCGGACCCATTTGGCTCCATTTTGGCTCAACCAGAATCCTTAAACAAGACTGATGTCAGCGGATACAAAGTGGAAGGTATTGGTTACGATTTCGTTCCTCAAGTATTGAACAGAAAAGAAGTGGACACTTGGTACAAAACTGATGATAAGGCCAGTTTCATCTATGCACGTCAATTGATCTCTAACGAAGGTGTTCTCGTCGGTGGTTCCTCAGGTAGCGCATTCTCTGCACTTGTTAAATACAATAATGACCATCCTGAATTAACTGAAGACGATGTCCTTGTTGCGGTTTTCCCTGATTCTATCAGATCTtatttgaccaaatttgTTGATGACGAATGGTTAAAGAGAAACGATTTATGGAGTGATGACGTGATTGCTCGTGTTGGTGGCAAGGGATCCTCTAAATATGATAGAAAGGATCCATTCCATGGTGCTACTgttcaagatttgaaactaAAACCAGTAGTTTCTGTTAAAGAAAGCGCTGTCGTTGCCGATGTTATCCAAATCTTGAGGGAAAATGCATTTGATCAACTACCAGTTCTTACTGAAGACGGCAGATTGACCGGAATGGTTACTTTGTCTCAATTGTTAAAGAAACTTTCGAATGGTTCCGCTACTAAAGAGGATAAGATGAAATCATTATACATTGATTTCAGAAGGctcaagaattttgatgaCGTTTCTTCCTACAATGAAAACAAAACtggtaagaagaagtttGTCCAGTTCACCAAAGCTTCTAAGCTGGCAGATTTAAACggtttctttgaaagaaactCTAGTGCAGTCATCACTGAAGGTTCTAAACCAATTCACATCGTGACTAAAATCGATTTACTCGACTATTTAATCTAA
- the PTI1 gene encoding cleavage polyadenylation factor subunit PTI1 (some similarities with uniprot|P39927 Saccharomyces cerevisiae YGR156W PTI1 Pta1p Interacting protein) — MSDPRRRTSRHVLTPDSLSSAIQLTNMPADWSQDTASSVVAGSGPIVDITTKTDPRTGRLSAAIFDYKTSKDCRRAFEILSRIDSLPCNLERIIPQNYKNHASMASKDELQLNRDSFPWNCGLDLPFEMISEVPLPRKPSQTPAPPVANNNSNTNGNSSNNKSPTNNNIAFPDILRKASQHLPQLQPNILSTPDPVSSNLSKIPPLQLIEIISNLKILANQDSMKRSQLEAFLKTNLNISISVTQALLEMGFINYNAVTQVLKRQQGGNGFSSSVNSSSNTPLNTNIPMPMPMPMPPFVPPQQPLPPPPQQQQQQPGQGPPPPFGFMPPPIPFMPPTPVMGTTPPPMMPMQQMPPAPAPAPPAPVPIPPVPTPSQRRINMAKLQALPQNQRDMIKQVLSFTDEQIRVLPQDQKSLVENLKKEYIL, encoded by the coding sequence ATGTCAGATCCAAGAAGGAGGACGTCCCGCCATGTTTTGACGCCAGACAGTTTATCATCAGCCATTCAGTTGACAAATATGCCTGCAGATTGGTCCCAAGATACCGCATCCTCAGTAGTGGCAGGTTCAGGCCCCATAGTCGACATTACAACCAAGACAGACCCAAGAACTGGTCGCTTGAGCGCAGCTATTTTTGATTACAAGACTAGTAAAGATTGTAGAAGAGCATTCGAGATTTTAAGCCGTATAGATAGTTTACCATGTAATCTGGAAAGAATTATACCACAGAACTATAAGAACCACGCATCAATGGCATCGAAGGATGAATTACAACTCAATAGAGACTCTTTCCCCTGGAATTGCGGATTAGACCTACCATTTGAAATGATTTCTGAAGTACCACTACCGAGGAAGCCTTCTCAGACACCTGCACCGCCGGTAGCCAACAATAACAGTAATACTAACGGTAACAGCAGTAATAATAAGAGTCCAACTAATAATAACATTGCATTTCCAGACATTCTACGTAAGGCTTCACAACATTTACCTCAATTACAACCAAACATTTTGTCAACGCCTGATCCTGTATCCTCTAATCTAAGTAAAATTCCACCTTTACAACTGATTGAAAtcatttccaatttaaaGATTCTAGCTAACCAAGATAGTATGAAAAGATCTCAACTAGAAGCATTTCTCAAAACAAACCTTAACATTTCCATCTCTGTAACACAAGCGCTGTTGGAAATGGGATTTATCAATTATAATGCAGTTACCCAAGTTCTCAAACGCCAACAAGGTGGTAATGGATTTAGTAGTTCTGTCAATAGCAGCTCGAATACTCCATTGAATACCAACATTCCTATGCCCATGCCTATGCCCATGCCACCATTCGTGCCGCCACAAcaaccattaccaccaccaccgcaacagcaacagcaacaaccaGGACAGGGACCTCCACCTCCATTTGGATTCATGCCTCCTCCAATTCCATTTATGCCACCTACTCCTGTTATGGGTacaacaccaccacctaTGATGCCCATGCAACAGATgccaccagcaccagcaccagcaccaccagcaccagtaCCGATCCCGCCAGTACCAACACCTTCTCAGAGAAGAATAAATATGGCCAAACTGCAAGCTTTGCCTCAGAATCAAAGAGATATGATTAAACAAGTTTTGTCATTTACGGACGAACAGATTCGTGTGTTACCACAGGACCAGAAGTCGCTAGTGGAAAATCTCAAGAAGGAGtacattttgtaa
- the DST1 gene encoding transcription elongation factor DST1 (highly similar to gnl|GLV|CAGL0D06160g Candida glabrata CAGL0D06160g and similar to uniprot|P07273 YGL043W Saccharomyces cerevisiae DST1 General transcription elongation factor TFIIS), which produces MDSREVSTHVKNLEKFKTNDETVLDILKALEKEVVPTEKLLRETKVGVEVNKFKKSQNAEIVKLVKRMISSWKETINKSKKAKIQPQSQQQQPSTSQNPSTQQLSPTEPRKQDKFVSSKPRNSKNDGVDTNIYNHKLRDMVIRALYDALAKESEHPPSSVLDSAKSIEEEMNKLNNCDENEKAYKDKYRIIYSNIISKNNPDLKHKITNGDVTSQYLVSCDPKELAPEHLKKKLEEIAKQNLHNAQGATIQRSITDRFTCGKCKEKKVSYYQLQTRSADEPLTTFCTCEACGNRWKFS; this is translated from the coding sequence ATGGATTCCAGAGAGGTTTCAACGCACGTTAAGAATCTAGAGAAGTTTAAGACCAACGATGAAACTGTATTAGATATTTTAAAGGCCTTGGAGAAAGAAGTTGTCCCCACTGAAAAGTTATTAAGAGAGACCAAAGTTGGTGTCGAAGTTAACAAGTTCAAGAAATCCCAAAATGCAGAGATTGTCAAACTTGTTAAACGTatgatttcttcttggaaagaaaCTATCAATAAGAGTAAAAAGGCCAAGATTCAACCGCAgtcacaacaacaacaaccatcAACATCTCAAAATCCATCAACACAGCAACTGAGTCCCACAGAGCCAAGAAAACAGGACAAATTTGTCTCATCGAAGCCTAGAAACAGCAAGAATGATGGTGTCGATACCAATATTTACAATCACAAGTTGAGAGATATGGTGATAAGAGCACTTTACGACGCACTGGCAAAGGAAAGTGAGCATCCGCCCTCGTCAGTTCTAGATTCCGCAAAGtctattgaagaagagatgaacaaattgaacaacTGTGACGAAAATGAGAAGGCCTATAAGGACAAATACAGAATTATTTATTCTAACATCATTTCTAAGAACAACCCAGATTTAAAGCATAAAATCACTAACGGGGACGTTACGTCACAGTACTTGGTTTCCTGTGATCCCAAAGAATTGGCACCTGAACATCTCAAAAAGAAGTTGGAGGAAATTGCTAAACAGAATCTGCACAACGCCCAAGGTGCTACCATTCAAAGGTCCATTACTGATAGATTTACCTGTGGTAAGtgcaaggaaaagaaagtttCTTACTATCAATTACAAACGAGATCTGCTGATGAACCATTGACTACATTCTGTACATGTGAAGCCTGTGGTAATAGGTGGAAGTTCTCTTAG
- a CDS encoding PITH domain-containing protein (conserved hypothetical protein), whose product MSHHCEDEHFDHGHGHGHDHTAPIPTNPNQSLFTKIDTSKVRCLNAVARGVPAHTELFRVFLKDQDEKFNCSRYLESDADCQLVVHIPFVGNCKLFSVILRTSDSDDGLSSPKTIKLFKNYNRSIDFDTLGSSKADLAIQHPNNVGVTDSGVNEDENTFVEHYLPRRLFQNCSSLTLFLEDNWTGDEDDLCRLYYLEIRGEFTGKIAPHGGAPMTTVYESAPNPVDHQKLESEMDEVEMGL is encoded by the coding sequence ATGTCGCATCACTGTGAAGACGAACATTTTGATCATGGTCATGGCCATGGTCATGACCACACCGCACCAATTCCAACGAATCCAAACCAGTCATTATTCACAAAGATAGACACCTCCAAAGTGAGATGTTTAAATGCCGTGGCTCGAGGCGTGCCTGCACATACAGAATTGTTCAGAGTGTTTCTAAAGGATCAGGATGAAAAGTTCAACTGTTCCCGGTATTTGGAAAGTGATGCAGACTGTCAGTTAGTCGTCCACATACCCTTTGTTGGGAATTGTAAACTGTTTTCCGTAATTTTAAGAACAAGCGATTCTGACGATGGCTTAAGTTCACCTAAAACTATCAAActtttcaagaattacaataGAAGTATTGATTTTGACACTCTGGGATCTTCCAAGGCGGATTTGGCCATTCAACATCCCAATAACGTTGGTGTTACAGATTCGGGCgtaaatgaagatgaaaataccTTTGTGGAACACTATCTGCCACGTAGACTCTTCCAGAACTGTTCTTCCTTGACCTTATTCTTGGAAGATAATTGGACAggtgatgaagacgatCTTTGTCGGTTGTACTATTTGGAGATTCGTGGTGAATTTACAGGTAAAATTGCACCACATGGAGGTGCTCCTATGACCACAGTGTACGAGTCCGCACCTAATCCAGTAGATCACCAGAAATTAGAATCAGAAATGGATGAAGTAGAGATGGGCTTGTAG
- the HEM2 gene encoding porphobilinogen synthase HEM2 (highly similar to uniprot|P05373 Saccharomyces cerevisiae YGL040C HEM2 Delta-aminolevulinate dehydratase a homo-octameric enzyme catalyzes the conversion of delta-aminolevulinic acid to porphobilinogen the second step in the heme biosynthetic pathway localizes to both the cytoplasm and nucleus) → MHQAEFLDVEPSSISSILQGGYNHPLLREWQSERQLTKNMFIFPLFISDDPNDDSEIDSLPNIRRFGVKKLVPYLKPLVAKGLRSVIIFGVPLKKENKDPVGTAADDPEGPVIQGIKTLKREFPDLYIMCDVCLCEYTSHGHCGVLYEDGTINRERSVARLAAVAVNYAKAGAHSVAPSDMIDGRIRDIKRGLINAGLAHKTFVMSYSAKFSGNLYGPFRDAACSAPSSGDRKCYQLPPGGKGLARRALKRDQEEGADGIIVKPSTFYLDIMRDASEICNDLPICAYHVSGEYAMLHAAAEKGVVDLKTIAFESHQGFLRAGARLIISYLTPEFLDWLNN, encoded by the coding sequence ATGCACCAAGCTGAATTCTTAGATGTCGAACCTAGCAGTATTTCATCCATTTTGCAAGGTGGATACAACCATCCGCTTTTGAGAGAATGGCAAAGTGAACGCCAGTTGACCAAGAACATGTTTATCTTTCCACTTTTCATCTCTGACGATCCAAACGACGATTCTGAGATCGATTCCTTGCCCAATATCAGAAGATTTGgtgtaaagaaattagtCCCATACTTGAAGCCATTAGTCGCTAAGGGTCTAAGATCTGTGATCATATTTGGTGTTCCTCTAAAGAAGGAGAATAAAGACCCTGTCGGTACTGCCGCTGATGATCCAGAGGGACCAGTTATTCAAGGTATCAAGACCCTAAAACGCGAGTTCCCCGACCTTTACATTATGTGTGATGTGTGTCTATGTGAATACACCTCTCATGGTCACTGCGGTGTATTGTACGAAGATGGCACCATAAACAGAGAAAGAAGTGTTGCACGTTTGGCTGCCGTGGCGGTCAACTATGCTAAGGCTGGTGCTCATTCTGTGGCACCTAGTGATATGATTGATGGTAGAATCAGAGATATCAAGAGAGGTCTGATCAACGCCGGTTTGGCTCACAAGACCTTTGTCATGTCATATTCTGCCAAATTCAGTGGTAATCTGTATGGTCCTTTCAGAGATGCGGCTTGTTCCGCGCCTTCTTCTGGTGACAGAAAATGTTATCAATTACCACCAGGAGGTAAAGGCCTAGCTCGTAGGGCATTAAAGAGAGACCAGGAAGAAGGTGCTGATGGTATCATTGTTAAACCATCAACTTTCTATCTGGATATTATGCGTGACGCTAGCGAAATCTGCAACGATTTGCCTATTTGCGCATATCACGTGTCTGGTGAATACGCAATGTTGCACGCAGCTGCTGAAAAGGGTGTTGTGGATTTAAAGAcaattgcatttgaatCCCATCAGGGATTCTTAAGAGCTGGGGCCAGATTAATCATTTCTTATCTGACTCCTGAGTTTTTGGATTGGCTCAACAAttaa
- the DPC13 gene encoding Dpc13p (similar to uniprot|P0C5N3 Saccharomyces cerevisiae YGL041W-A Identified by expression profiling and mass spectrometry): MFRGLVFARSIAPVSLRTFQRPLVGLRPTTVSQRWYAQSWDGKQPNDQIEAHLKVQKLMDDIHKHPRVAEKLENVSKIMLDKGLANGDESKPPGPWQMVKILMDKDLKNAMAEFKQELQDSGIELGPDQLGPLMTVLGIEKKTK, from the coding sequence ATGTTTAGAGGATTAGTTTTCGCTAGAAGTATTGCTCCTGTATCATTGAGAACTTTTCAGCGTCCTTTAGTAGGTTTGAGACCTACTACAGTTAGTCAAAGATGGTATGCACAATCATGGGATGGCAAGCAGCCCAACGATCAAATAGAGGCACATTTGAAAGTGCAGAAGCTTATGGATGACATACATAAACATCCTAGAGTAGCAGAAAAGTTAGAAAATGTGAGTAAGATTATGCTGGATAAAGGCTTAGCTAATGGAGATGAATCAAAACCACCAGGACCATGGCAGATGGTCAAAATTCTAATGGAcaaggatttgaaaaatgcaatgGCTGAATTTAAgcaagaattacaagattcAGGTATCGAATTAGGACCTGACCAATTGGGACCTCTCATGACAGTGTTGGggattgaaaagaagaccAAATAA
- the RNA15 gene encoding Rna15p (similar to uniprot|P25299 Saccharomyces cerevisiae YGL044C RNA15 Cleavage and polyadenylation factor I (CF I) component involved in cleavage and polyadenylation of mRNA 3' ends interacts with the A-rich polyadenylation signal in complex with Rna14p and Hrp1p): MNRTSGGQHLPSRVVYLGSIPYDQTEEQILDLCSNVGPVNNLKMMFDPQTGKSKGYAFVEYKDLESSASAVRNLNGYQFGSRLLKCGYATGTDMENNDNNNNSNNNNNNSNNMEDGTSLKFARLPAGIDVNINMTTPAMMISSELAKRNAEEQLGLLRNFQDWTRRNPEDAVELLRECPQLSFVIAEILLTNGISNVDDLTQLAVQRNDTPETGANGTDAPQDPNIQSRQRELLRQVLQLSDSEIAVLPDDEKMSLWDLKQRATRGEFGLI, from the coding sequence ATGAATAGAACCAGTGGTGGCCAGCACTTACCATCAAGAGTTGTTTACCTCGGATCGATTCCCTATGATCAGACTGAAGAGCAGATTCTCGATCTCTGTAGTAACGTAGGGCCTGTAAATAActtgaagatgatgttTGACCCACAGACAGGTAAGTCCAAGGGGTATGCCTTTGTTGAATATAAGGATTTAGAATCGAGTGCTAGTGCTGTGAGGAATTTAAATGGATATCAATTCGGATCGAGACTGTTGAAATGTGGGTATGCTACAGGTACAGATATggaaaataatgataataataataatagtaataacaacaataataatagtaataacatGGAAGATGGTACGAGTCTCAAATTTGCTAGATTACCAGCAGGTATTGACGTTAATATCAATATGACAACACCTGCAATGATGATATCTAGTGAATTGGCCAAAAGAAATGCAGAGGAACAATTGGGACTTTTACgaaatttccaagattgGACGAGAAGAAACCCAGAAGATGCTGTAGAACTACTACGGGAATGCCCACAACTGAGCTTCGTCATTGCAGAGATCCTGTTAACCAATGGTATCAGTAATGTAGACGATTTGACACAATTAGCTGTACAGCGTAATGATACACCTGAGACAGGTGCAAACGGCACAGATGCACCACAGGATCCAAATATACAGTCTCGACAAAGAGAATTGCTTAGACAAGTACTACAGCTCAGCGACAGTGAAATTGCAGTTCTGCcagatgatgagaagatGTCACTTTGGGATCTGAAACAGAGGGCTACGAGGGGTGAATTTGGACTCATATAG